In Halorussus halophilus, the DNA window AAGCCGAGTCGGAACACCAACCAGAGCGCGAGGACCGCTGTCGCTGCGACGACGAGGACGCCAGCAGTGATACCGAGGACGATGGCGTGTGAGCCGTAGAACGTCTCGACGTTCGCCGCGAGTCTTCTGAAGTTGCCGGATATCGGGGAACTGAGCCGACCCGCGACGAAGTCTACGAGCGCGTCCAGCACCGGGCCGTGGACTGTGAGGACTGCGGCCACGATGCCGAGTCCGCCGAGAAACGGCGCGTAGCCGACCATGACGGTCCGGACGTCGGTCTGCACCGACGAGCGGAGAAGTTTCGTCGCGACGACGGAGACGCCCGCGAGGAGCGCAGTTGTGAGGAGCACGTATCGAAGCGGGGCCGCACCGGTGATGGCGACGAGCACGTCGTACAGAACTCCGGGAAGCGTCCCGCGAACCACCGCTTCTGGGACCGCAATGTCGAGCAGGAAGACGAGCGGCAGGCCGACGAAGCCAGCGGCCGCGAGATTCGAACACGTCTCTTCGAGGCGCTGCCAGACGACCTCGGCCTCCACGTCTGCAATCGAGCGACCGGCCGTGAGTTCTCGGGTCGGGAGTGCGACGAGTGCGCGCGAGAGAGCCCAGACCGAGACAGTTGCGACGAGCCAGAACGAGAGGAATCGTGGTTGTGAGGCCGAATCTGTCGCCAAGAACCAGTCAGTCATCCCCGAGACGAACGAGTCCAGCAGGTCGCCGACGGGGCCGCCGAGTCCAGAGCCGAAGTTGGTGACGAGCGCGTAACCGAGAGTCAACACTGCGAAGCCGATGGGGAGTATTGCGGTGCGACTCACCAGTTGGAAGCCGTCTTCGAGCGACTCGCGGGTCACGAAGTTCCGCGGGACGGCGGCCGCACCGAAGACGGCCGCAGTCGTGCCGAGCGTGACCATCGCCACGCTCAGGATGCGCAACGTTTGTCCGACGACGCGCGTCGAAGTCGAGGCCGGGAACGACGAAGCGAACTCCACGAGCAGGACGTAGCCGACGCCCACCGCTGCTGCGGCACCGGCCGGAACCACGAGCGCGCTCGCGGCGACTGTCGCCGGAACCTGCCAGCGGTCCCACGTGAGCAACCAGCAGACGCCAGCGAAGCAGAGCGCACCCGCGACGCTGGCGGCCAGTCCTT includes these proteins:
- a CDS encoding DUF7519 family protein; the protein is MTLETTDPDDRQGTTTDGQPPATNWEATRASTALALLATLCTVGLLAVTLGVTVVKGLAASVAGALCFAGVCWLLTWDRWQVPATVAASALVVPAGAAAAVGVGYVLLVEFASSFPASTSTRVVGQTLRILSVAMVTLGTTAAVFGAAAVPRNFVTRESLEDGFQLVSRTAILPIGFAVLTLGYALVTNFGSGLGGPVGDLLDSFVSGMTDWFLATDSASQPRFLSFWLVATVSVWALSRALVALPTRELTAGRSIADVEAEVVWQRLEETCSNLAAAGFVGLPLVFLLDIAVPEAVVRGTLPGVLYDVLVAITGAAPLRYVLLTTALLAGVSVVATKLLRSSVQTDVRTVMVGYAPFLGGLGIVAAVLTVHGPVLDALVDFVAGRLSSPISGNFRRLAANVETFYGSHAIVLGITAGVLVVAATAVLALWLVFRLGFVRDRVSGPSIASGGLFVAVAFAGTLRIPLAVFLVGLLASLFVWDAGEFGVTLGKEIGRRADTRQVELLHAGGVLSVGVLAALSTGVLATLLGDFAGSGGSPTQLSVALPGAVVAIVLLVMALR